The DNA segment TAACAATGTCATTACACAGAATACCAAAGATATATCAAtgcccaaaaggaaaaaaaatcaaaatggtgatttcatcaaaatgaaataaaatagttttattttataaataaaaaataaaatacttttttattttaaacatactTTTAAAACATATATTACCTGAGGCAGATCTCCTCACTCTTAATTGTAAGACTGGTCCTGCTAGCCAATATCAGGGCCCAGTATTCctacttttaaataaaaagaaactgagacaaaaaaaaaatacacaaaacagCATAAACCacaaaagcaatataaaataaGCCTGTAagcctaagaagaaatttcttttgTACAATACCAAAAAAAAGTAGGTCTTCTAATAGGTGATGCCAGCCAAGCTAAATTTGAACTTTTCTGTGACAAACACGTTTCTCTCCTTAAGTTTTAAGATATGCTCCTAGGATTGAGGAAAGCGGCTGGATTAAGAGTTCATTTTgcccaaaaataataaaaccataattgTTCATGCAAATACAAACACGAACACACAGTGAAGGAAGAACAATAAATATTTAGTGTCCGCATGTGCCCCCTTCCCAGTTGTGAGATGATAAACACAATGTTTATATCTTGCTCAGTGCTCCTCGGAGTCACCGTTACAAGCCCTCAGAGTTCCCCATAAAACAGCAATAAGCGGAGCCTAAAAGGAAATCGGGAAGGCGGGGGAGTAAAAGCTAAATCACCAGCGTTTCCCAAACAAATGAGAAATCTGGCCATGCGGCAGAGACTGTGTTGGGAAACATTGAGAGACTGAAACcacccctgccctcccccacaAATGATCAATTAAAAGCCGTCCTTATGCCAAGGGCCAGGCATGGCCAGGCAAGCGGGCTGCTGCAAAGACAACGGTCCTCTGGATCAGTTCTGCATGACAATTGATGGGAAGGGGCAGGAGGCAAGGCCCATCCTCTCACCATGGTGATTAGGCATTCCAAGTGTGCAAGGCAGCCTCGGCACACATAAAGAGAAAGGGAAGCTGGAGACCTAAGGAGGCGAGCCAGGCCAGATGGTCCTGCAGCCGGCAGCACTGGAGCAGCTCACACCCAACTCTCCGCCACGTTAACGGCCCAAGCCTTTCTTTATGCCAATATCACAATTAAACAGAGCAAAATGGCAAGGAGCTTCAGCAACAGTTTGCTGAGGGGACGGGTGGTCATAATGCAGCAGGAAAGGGCTCTGACAACCCAAGAAAATGTAGTTTACATTTCCTTACTAAAATATGGCCCATCAGAAAGGCTCTTTTCTTGAGATGTAGAACCAATTTTCTACATTTAAAATTCACCACAGATACACATTTACCCATTCTATTAGAGATGCAGCCATTTCCATAGGATGCCTTTCTAGTACGTTTTAAAAACAGACCTGATATTAGATCATGTCTATTACCTTTTTACAATATGGCTTTACTTTTATTCTTTTAACAACCCTAAAGTAAGGtatcaattatttaaaaaagaggTCCTCAGCACATAACtgtaaaacaagcaaacaacgtAACATTTTGAGTGTTGGATAATTGGAATACACCCCCACCTTACTTTAGACCCTAGTGTGTAAAACACCTGGTCAGCCTCTGCTCTACTGAGGTAGCCAGAGCTAAGATGAAGCTTGAGTCAGTTGTCTAATAtgctaagagaaaagaaaaaccagaaattaaTACATTATTGTATTAATACATTATTGTTACTTCTTGGAACTTTAACTCAACAGCATTTTgactttcttaaatatttccattGATTAGTTTAAAAAAGTTCTTGAAGTGATTTCCAAAGCCAGTCTATATACTGAGGCCCAACAAAAAAGTCCACTGTCTTCTGTGATATAAAACTGTAAGAAAAACTGAGGTAAGAATAAGAAAGCAGACTCTCTCCACCACCCATAACTGTCTTAAACTGACATTTTAGAAAAATTTcattatggaaaattaaaaaagaaactgttGCTGATAAATTGTAAGAAGCAAAATTGCAAAAATATCTAACTAATAAATTAAGGGTCTGTTTCATCAACAATAAATCAAACTTTAATAAGTGCAATAACGGGGAGGAAACAGTTCAAATTAGCACAATATGTAGATTCAGAATAAAGGCCAAGGCCTTACAGGGCCAGTTCATTGGGGTGGGGAGCATGACGATGGGGAAGattcatgtataagataacaaatTTTGAagtttccagaaacaaaaaggaGAACTGCAGTGCTTTTGCCAGTGGAACATTTTGGTGTGCATGATCCAGTTGCTGTTAAGGACTCTCCACTTTTCTCTCCTGAAAGGACATACTCTGATTATTAGTCTACAAGGCCATCAGTAGGAATTAGAAGATaaagaaactattttttaaagttagAGAGATCTGTTACACAGGGACaatgtttaaatctattgtatatTAAGGTCAAATCATTATTTGAAGAATCCAATAAAATGTATCTGCAGATGCCTCTGCACTACACATGGAGTGTAAACCATCTTCCCCCATGTGATTaacgctctcagtgaacatataAACATAGATACCTGGATAAAATATTTACCTTCATAAACAAATTCTTTATTTTAAAGGGCTTTTGTGCACAACTCCTGTGGGCTCTTTTCTGGACCACAGGGAAGGGGAATATATACCATATATTGATGCACTGAAATATTCTGAGAGGCAGATTGTAAAATTAAGCTTTACATATATTCACACTGCACTTTCAATTTTGTCACTAATTTTGGGTAAGCATTTGTATATATAAAATCTGTAAATATAAATTCCACAACAGCTATGGTTCAACTCAATATattaagccatttttttaaagatcaaaACATACCCAGAAGGCAGGACTCAAAGCAATGTTGACCAATGTAAATCTTAAATAACTTCTCACATGGGTAGGGAATCAATCTAGATTTACACGACTAATTAACAGAGATAAGACTCTTGTCTCCAGAGAATGTAGACATActgtattgttcttagtatcttACTAATAAAATGAGATGCCTGTACAGTGATACACTTTGCCCTTCATTAAATTCCATTAGCTTTGGATGGcattcctgtttttttaaaaaacaaacaaacaaacacttccCACAGTTTCCATAAGCTCTAAGCTTGCtgatttgtattatttttcaataaaaataaatgaagcagCGAGTGAAAATCTCAAGTTTAAAATTATAAGAAACAAAGAATAGAGTCTGCTGATGCCAGACAAGGAATGTTATGTGTTGTGATTGAAGTTACTCAGACATCATGAGTCTGAGCCCATTTCAGTATATGGAAGACTGCAAATAAACAGAGCCAAAATATTTTGTAGAGTGCCTCTTGGAAACATAAAGATTTGCTAATGCAATGGTTTTTCCTAGTTCCATTAATACAATTTTGCAGATCAGTTTGTCTATATAATCGTTTCTCTAAAATGTATTGTAGACTGCTGGTAAAAATAAACCTTATTTCACAGAGAGGTTTATATAtgttatttgtattaaaaaattGAAACACATTTGAAAGGGCTAAATGACTAGGAATTTATAAAAGCTGATATGCCACATTTTCATTCATGTGAATATGCGTGCATTCCTTTGGTTCCATTCAGAACAGTAGAATCATCAGAAATCTATCTCCATCCTCAGCCTCATTCTAGAAACTACCAACAACTAATCTTTCACACATTGATTATGTACAGTTTTCTTGTTCAAGATTCTGAAGTACCCAAGAATATATGTTCTATGAAAAAAGACCTAAACATACCAAGGGTATTTGAAGGTCATAATTACATATAACCAGGTTTGTTGCTCCTCAGATAgagatatttacatatttatatggataaataataaaatgacttTAAAACTTGTGACTTTGAAAATAAAGTTTTAACTAGATGAAGCCAATATTCACCCCCAAAACTTAACCTAGTCAGTGCTAAGTGTAAaacctattttatattttacctgGGGAGGCTGGTATGAAGCCACCTTTGGTCTGCTTTCCGTGAAATTGAAatcaattttgatttattttttttatagcaaAGAAAGAAATATCAAGAATGAATAGACTGGAAGGAGTTAAGATACAAAAAcctatttgtaaaatattttttacttttgtttgtaAAAGTCTGTATATCTCCTTCATCCTTTAAATATGTTTTGTGTGGTTCTCCCAAACATTATCTGAGAATTCATGAAAATATTTGTATAGAAAAATCACTAAAAAGCCTAATTCTTCTGAACTGTGTCCACATTTAAACACATGTTTACCTCTGAGTCAATCACTTTCTAAACACTGTTCAGTGAgttcataaaatatttgttcaTTTATACTACTATTTAACAGGAGCAGTTAGCAAGATGAAGCAATTAATGCACtctaaatatatttaattgaCAGAGCCAGCATTTTGAATATGACTTCCAATATGCATAATCTGCATTAATTTTGCATTTGtaaattgttatatttatttagtaATGCATactgttttaaattataaaacatCTTTACTTCGGGCAAATCTATCTTTTTTTACCTTtcaaactttattattatttctcccaCCTTTTCATACATACGCATacacatatgcatgcacacacacaaacacaaaattgtTGCACTCAAACATGAAAGACAACAAGAACATTAGGGCGGTTCTCACACAGCTAAGCCACACTACAGAAAAAGCGCACAAGCCATTAGTGCAACATGTAGTTTCGTCTTTGAGGAAGCATTCCACACAAACACTGACATAAAAGACAAACTCAAAGCATATTTCAGAACCAACGAGCGATGGATTTATAAGGCAGGTTGATTTTATGGTGACTTTTATTGACAAGGTGCGGAGGCTTTTGGCAGATGCCTCGTAGCACTGGGAAGTTAACACAGTGCCTAATTCAAGGAGACAGCCTGAGGAAGCAGCACCGACAGAGAGAGAGTGGAACTATGTCTCTATTACTCTCCTTGGTgtcataaagaaaaagaagaaaaatggtaCCCAACAGGGAACCAGGAAgtgctccaattttttttttaagaaaaaaaattcttatttttctttccatcttacCACTTCttaaaaaatggaagaagaaaagggacaAAGCAATATGAGAAACTACAAAATGGGAAGCAAGGGTGGGCAAACTAGCTTAACATCTAAACTATAGTATGCTTTTAAACTGGGGAGAAACCAGCCTGACTCGAACACTGCCTTATCATCAATATATTAGATAAGTAAGTCTTGATCTACTTTCCCCTAATGAGGTAATTCACAGCATTTAATAAGGAAGGGATTACTTGGAGAAAGGAATGCTCCAATAGATCTTAGATGAACTGAGTTCAGCTTAACTTAGTCCATGAAGTATTTTCACTTCTGGAATTCTACTTTTGCACTTATAGAGGGTATTACAGAAAATTATTGTATATTAATGCAAGAAGTTCAGCTTGTGTAACACATTATGAGATATCTTACCTTCTCTATTTTAAAGACAGAAATTAGATTAGCTTACTAGAAGTCAGGTCTAATTAAAAGGAACATGTTTTACACTAATATCAGGGTAAAAGAACTATTTTGTTACCATTGGCATCAAATACATAAGGACAGAGGTGGAATACAAAAGTTTACAAAGATACTATCCTCaaaaactgagtttcctgaaaTAAATGTAGAGTCAGACCCCTCCTACAGACTTTTCCTCTTTCTGGAAGATTGGCAGTTTTTCTGCTAGTTGGAACCCAAAATCtagcagaaaagaaaaatcattttgtttAGATTTTCTACAATCTGTTTTCTTCTGTAATTCACTAATATTTAAAGGAAAATAGGGCCATATATAGTTTGGCCTCTTTAGAACCCTCAAGCATTTAGAAGCATTACCTGTTGAGCATTTAGAAGCCCAGTTAAACAAAGCTAAGGTACTTACATCTATCATTTCGGTCCTCAGGACTGGAGGAAGTCTCTCGGTCTGAAATGAGGCCAGAGACAGCAAAGATCTTTTTTCCAGTATCATCAATTTTGAGGGAGCCAGGAGAGCCAGATGGGAGCTGGGCTCCAAATTCATACTCCTTGCCATCAGCATCTGAGAAGCGAAGATGGGGAGAGTCGGTATCATGACAGTTCTTCAGGCGCTTGGCAGGTGTAAAAGCTGACTGATAACTCTCCCGGTCCTCAGTGGAGGCAAAGGGACGGAAGGCCCCAACACCACTGTGGTTCAGCATGCTGATTGGGGTACAGTCCAGATTAGGGGGTGCAAACTGAGGATGGAGATGCAGCAACGAAGGTGGAAAATCACGGTTGGTGAATGCTCCAGGTACCCCACCTTGTCGGTGATACATAGAGGCAAAAGTATAGGAGCCATTGGTGAACGGGATGTGTACATCCTTGTCCACTGACACAGGGACCCCAAAGGGCCTGGGCTGTTGGCAAGGGATGGAAGCATCACGGCTGGCTTCAGCAGTGGAAGCCAGGACCATCAGGGCTGGGGATGCCAAAGGATTGGGAAGGTAGGAGGAGTTTTCCATCTTGAAAGCTGCCCGGTGTAAGTCCATTGGAGTCTCTTTTCTTGACAGGGCCACAAGGGAAATGGTCTTCCCTGGATGGAAAACAAAGCGATGTCTGGATGTAGAGCTGAGAGATCTCACTGAACTCTTATCACCATCCCAAAACTGAAAAgacaaagaagggggaaagaggaaaaacaCAGAAAGTTGAATTAACAGCTGGCAGTTCTTAATATagcaagaaaattgtaaaaacCTAAGCCAACTTTCCATGTATTGTTCTTTTAGAAAGCCAACAAGTAAGTTCACATGTTACTTGAAGAGTCTCTGACTCCCTCTAAGGGTCTGTACGAGTCTTCCTCCTGCTCCCTTTTACAGTTTTAGCATTAAACTTAAGATTCAAGAGATGGTCCACGCAAAGTAGATAAAATGTGGCACAAGAGATCTGAAAGCCAACAGAATATGTGCCTTATGCAGAGAATGCCACCTGCTCTGGCCTTGCTATCTTCCCTTCTGCCCTACAGAAGGATAAGGCACCAGGGCAGATTCAGATCAAGCCACATGTTGAAGTGGGGTTTGAATGAGCTGAATAAGGGTGCAGTAACTATCTCTTGTgacaaattaaacatatattattcctgccagaaaaaaaaaactggaacaaaaaaaaattcttagtgTATGTAAGCCTATGACTACAACATCTGAAAATTAAtgtcaattaaataaattaatccaTTACTCaaaaattataaatgaaaatgtATATACTTCATGAATatacaaaaaatgaaataaatgcagtAGAGCATTATATTCCAATTGTGCAGATATATATCAAGTTTTGGGTTTCCATTATCCTTAGTGATGAAGGGAGAATAAATAATATGTCTGAATCATACATTTAAGCTGttctcccattttttttaaagaaaacaataacaacatCAATAAGTCCTTGGCGTCCCTGATAATATTTGAAATTGTAATTAGTGGCTGTGCCATCTGATCTCTTCCAAGCATCTGCCTTTTAGTTTGCGGACAGTACAAAATGGATCAGTAGTTTTACTTCCTAATGTGCTCATGCTTAACTAGATTTGTAAACTGCCCTCAATATTCTATTAAGATTTAGTGgataattttttatatatatatatatatacattttcttttaaaactagTTGCCGAGTACAAGAAAATAAATCCcatgtgttctctctctctgtgtatgtatatgtatatatatacttcCTCTATGTGCATATGTATTTACAAACTTTGCTTCTAATCCTATCTAGGCTTGAAAACTCATTCCCCTATTATAATAACATTAgcattccttttgtttctttttaaatttctgccCCAGCCATTGTATGCTAGAATTCACTTCACTTTAATATACAAAGGCTTACTTTAAAACAATATACTAGCCTTACAgcactcaaaaaacaaacaaaaaaa comes from the Ahaetulla prasina isolate Xishuangbanna chromosome 3, ASM2864084v1, whole genome shotgun sequence genome and includes:
- the LOC131195263 gene encoding E3 ubiquitin-protein ligase Rnf220, which codes for MDLHRAAFKMENSSYLPNPLASPALMVLASTAEASRDASIPCQQPRPFGVPVSVDKDVHIPFTNGSYTFASMYHRQGGVPGAFTNRDFPPSLLHLHPQFAPPNLDCTPISMLNHSGVGAFRPFASTEDRESYQSAFTPAKRLKNCHDTDSPHLRFSDADGKEYEFGAQLPSGSPGSLKIDDTGKKIFAVSGLISDRETSSSPEDRNDRCKKKATLFDSQAPICPICQVLLRPGELQEHMEQELEKLTQLNISKNALLKDVMAPGTPKSILLSASIKREGDSPTASPHSSDDIHHSDRYQVRMIPGGIS